A genomic window from Salvia miltiorrhiza cultivar Shanhuang (shh) chromosome 5, IMPLAD_Smil_shh, whole genome shotgun sequence includes:
- the LOC130985863 gene encoding mediator of RNA polymerase II transcription subunit 11 isoform X1 — translation MDPQSQTTSLQRLQNVEKRIVRVLELAGGVMDEMANPSGPRKELVNSHCSEFMQSVKDIQMTLREEIKSACDYRPFEKCDYVPRISNEICCKKLEYVIAQLDEMKQTIDEYGAA, via the exons ATGGATCCACAGAGCCAGACTACTTCACTGCAACGACTACAAAACGTCGAAAAG AGAATAGTCAGGGTGCTAGAGTTAGCTGGTGGAGTAATGGACGAAATGGCAAACCCTAGTGGTCCTAGGAAGGAGCTTGTGAACAGCCATTGCAGCGAATTCATGCAATCAGTCAAG GATATTCAGATGACGCTCCGAGAGGAAATCAAGAGCGCCTGCGATTATCGCCCTTTTGAGAAGTGTGATTATGTTCCAAGAATATCGAATGAGATCTGTTGCAAGAAATTGGAATATGTGATTGCACAACTAGATGAGATGAAGCAAACCATTGATGAATATGGTGCAGCCTGA
- the LOC130985863 gene encoding mediator of RNA polymerase II transcription subunit 11 isoform X2, which translates to MDPQSQTTSLQRLQNVEKRIVRVLELAGGVMDEMANPSGPRKELVNSHCSEFMQSVKEFSVYGGLRRVIARFSVQIELIGYSDDAPRGNQERLRLSPF; encoded by the exons ATGGATCCACAGAGCCAGACTACTTCACTGCAACGACTACAAAACGTCGAAAAG AGAATAGTCAGGGTGCTAGAGTTAGCTGGTGGAGTAATGGACGAAATGGCAAACCCTAGTGGTCCTAGGAAGGAGCTTGTGAACAGCCATTGCAGCGAATTCATGCAATCAGTCAAG GAATTTTCAGTTTATGGAGGTCTAAGAAGGGTTATTGCTCGCTTTTCTGTTCAAATTGAATTAATAGGATATTCAGATGACGCTCCGAGAGGAAATCAAGAGCGCCTGCGATTATCGCCCTTTTGA